The following are from one region of the Thermofilum sp. genome:
- a CDS encoding multiprotein bridging factor aMBF1 encodes MPRCELCGRELHEVGYRVMIDRAEMLVCGVCARGRRILSTMRFSASLAAGSQRRGINVKPRMKTASAEEYILVEGYGDVVRRAREKMGFTREALAALVGEKESTIRRIEAEQLEPTLELARKLERVLKVKLLEQVSEWGVEAGSSGHVEDYGLTLGDVAEFRD; translated from the coding sequence ATGCCTCGCTGCGAGCTTTGCGGCAGAGAATTGCACGAGGTCGGCTACAGGGTCATGATCGACAGAGCGGAGATGCTAGTCTGCGGTGTGTGCGCCAGGGGGCGGAGGATTCTCTCCACTATGAGGTTTTCGGCTAGTTTAGCTGCTGGCTCTCAGAGGAGAGGGATCAACGTAAAACCTCGCATGAAGACAGCGTCAGCGGAGGAGTACATCCTCGTGGAAGGATACGGCGATGTGGTTAGAAGAGCCAGGGAGAAAATGGGGTTTACAAGGGAGGCTTTAGCGGCACTTGTAGGTGAGAAGGAGTCGACCATCAGGCGTATAGAAGCAGAGCAGCTGGAACCTACACTCGAGCTAGCGAGAAAGCTTGAGAGAGTACTGAAGGTTAAGCTTCTCGAGCAGGTAAGCGAATGGGGAGTAGAAGCGGGCTCATCAGGCCACGTTGAGGATTACGGTCTCACTCTGGGGGACGTTGCCGAGTTCCGTGACTGA